The Geminocystis sp. NIES-3708 genomic sequence AGATTTATTAAAACACACTAAAGAACGAAAATCTCGATAGCATCTTATAAAGCAGTAAATGTCTTCACTAATATATTTTTCAACTTGACTACCGAGAGAAATTGCGGGATTAACTCTTCTTAATTTGGATAATTTTGCCAAATCCTGATAAATAGGAGTATCCATATCCCATTTTTCCATCATGGGGCGATTATAAGGATCTTCTCCCCCATTGGTATCATTATGTAAATATTGTTCTGTGCCATAGTAAATGCAAGGAATACCCCGACAAGTCATGATTAACGCTACAGCTAACCTTAAAGCATTACCATCAGGGTTTAAGCTGCCAAAACGAGGCATATCATGATTATCAAAAAAAGTGATTAATTCCGTAGCCGTATTGTAAAGATAATCCAGATTAAAGACATCTTGTACTAATTGAAATCCTCCAGGGGCGTTTTTTGCTAGACATTCACGAATTGCACCAGATAAACCAAAATCAAGAATTGACATTCCCGAATCATTAGCAAATTCAACAGATTTACCATCTTTAGGGTTGCTAAAACCCCACTCTCCAAAAGCAAATAAATCTGGGCGATGGGTTTTTAAATCTCCAATAAATTCTTGCCAAAACCATAGGGGCATATGTTTTACTGTATCGATTCGTAAAGCATCAATACCAATATCTAACCATTGTTTAATAGCAGATTTAATATAATTACGATATTCAATATTACTTTCGTTGAAAGTCGCTAAACCTGCCATTTCATAATGTAATAACTGATCTTCATTTTCCCAATCAGTTATTTCAGGATTATGATAATACCAGTTATTCTTATCATCATAATAATCGGCAATTAAGACACCATCATCATAAAGTTTTCCTTTTTCTCCACTGACATCAGGACTGCTATGATTACAAACAATGTCAAGAATTATTTTGATTCCTAGACTATGGGCTTGATTAACTAAACGATTAAAAGCGGTACACTTAAAAAGGGAGTTATCTTCACCCTGAGACAAAAAACGGGGATTAATTCGCTTAAAATCTTTTGTCCAATATCCGTGCATTGGTGCATTATCAAATTGTAATGATTCCACTTGCTCAAATAATGGTGAAATCCAAATAGCCGTGACACCTAAACCTTTTAGATAGTCTAGTTTTTCGATAATACCTTGTATATCTCCACCCCAATATTTTCCCCAAAAGTTTCGAGAAGTATCTGATAGTTGAGGATTGAAACCTTCATTATTACTCTGATCACCATCGAAAAAGCGATCTACTATAATAAAATAAATAGTCTCCTGACGAAATTCTATCGCTCTGGTAAACAAAAACTCCCAATTAGAATCTTCTTTTTCTGTTTGATTAGAAGTATAAAAACCAGCCGCCGCATTAGTAACACGAATATCAGATCTTGAAGTCATATTTAAAAACCTAACTCTCTTAAGTTAAATTTATACTAACCAATAGATCTTGAATTTGCTTTACTCTAGCAGAAATTACTTCCCATTGTTCTTCTTTTACTAAATCTTTGGGAAATAAATCTGTTGATAATCCAACGGCGATCGCACCAGCTTTGATATAATGAGGTGCTGAATGTATCGTCACTCCTCCTGTGGGAATTAAGGGAATATGATTAATGGGAGAAAGAATTGTTTTCAGATAATCAACTCCCCCCACCCCATGAATAGGAAAAACTTTGACGGTTTTAGCACCAGAATTAAAGGCATTGATGATTTCTGAAGGAGATAAAGCCCCTGGTATGAAAGGAATATCATGATTATGGGCAAAATTAACTAAATTTGAGTCAAAATGAGGACTAAAACAGAATTGGCTTCCTGCTTCCATAGCACAAATTAAATCTTTATGAGTAATAATTGTACCTACTCCAATATAACAATGGGGTAACTCTTTTCTAAGAATAGTAATTAATTTTGCAGGTTGGTCACTATTCCATGTAATTTCAATTAGTCTAATACCACTTTGAGCTAAAATATGAGCCATCTTTAAACCCATTTCCCAATTATGACAACGAATTACAGCAATTAAACGATAATTATGTAAAATGGATAGCCAATTTTCCAACATGGATTAAGTAAAAAATAAAAATTGATTATTATTCATCAATAACTAATAATTGATTAGTAGTAAACTGTTTAGGGATTAAGGAAAGTGAAAATACTGGTGCTATCATGGGAGTTTCCGCCAAGAATTATAGGAGGTATCGCACGTCATGTAGCAGAATTATATCCTGAAATTGTTCAATTAGGTCATGATATACATTTAATCACCCTTGAATTTGCTAACGCACCTAAATTTGAAGTTGTCGAAGGCATCAAAATTTATCGTATTTCCATTCCTCCTAATGAAAACTTTTTTGACTGGGTTATTTCTATGAATGATGTCATGAGAGTAACGTCAGAAAATTTAATTAGTAAGATTGGCACTTTTGATATAATTCATGCCCATGATTGGTTGGTAGCTGATAGTGCTATTTCTCTCAAACATCATTTTAAAATTCCCTTAATTTCAACCATTCACGCTACAGAATATGGCAGACATAACGGTATTCATAATGACACTCATATTTATATATCTAGTAAAGAAGGCACTTTAGTTTATGAATCATGGCGAGTAATTGTTTGCAGTCAATATATGCGTCGTGAAATTAATCAGGCTTTAGGTTGTCCTTGGGATAAAATAGATGTAGTTTATAATGGTATTCGCCCTGAAAAGAAAAGGCGATCGCCAAACTTTGACTGTACAGAATTTAGGCGAAAATTTGCTAGAGATGACGAAAAAATAATTTACTATGTCGGTAGAATGACTTATGAAAAAGGTATCCATATATTATTAAATGCCGCACCCAAAATAATAGAAGCCTTAGAAGGAAAAGTTAAATTCGTCATTATCGGCGGGGGAAATACCAACTACATCAAAGATTTAGCCCATCATTTAGGTATTTGGGATCGTTGTTATTTTACAGGATTTATGTCAGATGAAGATCTCAACCAATTTCAAACAGTGGCAGATTGTGCCGTTTTCCCCAGTTTATACGAACCTTTTGGCATTGTTGCCTTAGAAAGTTTTGCTTCTCGTGTCCCTGTGGTAGTTTCTGATACAGGAGGATTACCTGAAGTGGTAAGACATGGGAATACTGGTATGGTGACTCAAACCAACAATCCCGATTCTCTGGCATGGGGAATATTAGAAATGTTAAGAAATCCTGACTATGCACAATTACTTGTCAATAATGCCTATGAAGATTTAAGTAAACGTTTTCAATGGGCAAAATTAGCTCAACAAACTGTTGCTGTGTATAACCTAGTTTTACACGAAAGACAAGAAATAACTTGGGAGTAGTTGCAATATAATGTAAGAATTTTAGATACTTTAACTTGAGGTAATTGATCAATATTTTTTTACTAATACTCAAATCTTTTGTCAAAACAACAAACTTAACAGATCAAATCTGAAGAAGTTAAACTTTATAAATCTTAAGAATATCTTAGTGAACTATTCTCAGAAGATCGAGTTAACCTGAAGGTAAAAGGATTTATTGATAGGAATTATTTATGACCAAAAGAACCTTTGGAGTAATTGGATTAGCTGTAATGGGTGAAAATCTAGCCCTCAACGTCGAAAGTAGAGGATTTCCCATTGCCGTTTATAATCGTAGCCCAAATAAAACAGAAGAATTTATGGCTACAAGAGCACAGGGTAAAGACGTTAAACCAGCTTACTCTTTAGAAGAATTTGTGCAAACTTTAGAACGTCCTCGTAAGATATTGGTAATGGTAAAAGCGGGTGCACCCGTGGATGCCGTTATTCAACAACTCAAGCCGTTACTTGATGAAGGAGATATGATTATCGATGGTGGCAACTCCCTCTATGAAGACACAGAAAGACGTACTAATGAGCTAGAAGCCACTGGTTTAGGGTTTATGGGTATGGGAGTGAGTGGTGGTGAAGAAGGTGCTTTAAATGGTCCTTCTTTGATGCCTGGGGGCACTAAAGCTGCCTATGATGAGCTTGAACCTATTTTAACTAAAATTGCTGCCCAAGTCGATGATGGTGCTTGTGTTACCTATATTGGTCCTCGTGGTGCAGGTCACTACGTTAAGATGGTACATAATGGTATTGAGTACGGGGATATGCAGTTAATCGCTGAAGCCTATGATCTGTTGAAAAACGGCTTAGGATTAGATAACGATAGGCTAGGAGAAGTATTTAGCGATTGGAATACCACCGATGAGCTAAATTCTTTTTTAATTGAGATTACTGCTAATATTTTCCCAAAAAAAGATCCTGAAACAGGCAAACATTTAATTGATTTAATTGTCGATGCGGCAGGACAAAAAGGAACAGGTAGTTGGACTGTCATTAACTCTTTACAAATGGGCGTACCCATTCCGACAATTTATGCGGCGGTATATGCTCGATCGATTTCTAGTTACAAAGAAGAACGGGTGTTCGCATCGAAAGAATTAACGGGAATTACCGAAAAATTCGACGGTGATGTAGAAAGTTTTATCTCTAAAATTAGGGATGCTTTATATTGCTCGAAAATGTGCTCTTATGCTCAAGGTATGGCTTTAATTGCTAAGGCTTCTGCTGAGTATAACTATGATGTCAATTTACCCGAAGTTGCTCGAATTTGGAAAGGTGGTTGTATTATCAAAGCGGGTTTTTTGGGCAAAATTAATAAGGCTTTCACCGATAACCCTAGTTTACCGAATTTACTCCTTGCCCCTGAGTTTAAACAAAGTATCCTTGATCGTCAACAGGCGTGGCGAGATGTGCTAGTGTTAGCTACTAAAATGGGTATTCCCGTCCCAGCTTTTAGTGCTTCTCTAAATTATTTTGATAGCTACAGGCTCGAACGACTTCCCCAGAATTTAACTCAAGCACAAAGGGATTATTTTGGGGCGCATACTTATGAGCGTATCGATAAACCCCGTGGAGAATTCTTCCACACTGAATGGATGTCTTAATATCATTTTCATAACGAAATTTTGATCAAAGTATTGCCCCATTTACATTATGGTTTCTTGATGATAAATCAATGGGGCATATGATCTCAAAAAAATAAAAAATACTTGCCAATCTCACAAAAGTTCGTTATATTATATAAGTGACATAAGTCAGCCAGGATAGCTCAGTCGGTAGAGCAGAGGACTGAAAATCCTCGTGTCGGCGGTTCAATTCCGCCTCCCGGCATAATTTTTTTTTAGCAGCGTTGCTGATTTAAGCTATGAATAATATGGTAAAGGTACATCTTTCCAACGTAAATAATGTATTAAGAGGCGAATAGAATAATTCAACATTTGTGCGGATTCAGAATCACATAGTGTATTGCGATGTAGTCTTGCCAAATAATGTCTCAATCTTGTATTTTCCCCTTCTACTCTTGTAATATATGTTTTACTAATAATAAGTAAGATCGACCTAGGAGATAAATTGTGGATATACTTTCCAACCCTATGTTATCTAAAAATAACATTTCCATTTTTTTACTTGTTTCCATAATGCTTCAAATGTCTGTGCACTATGATCTTCCGTTACCCAACCTAAAATTCCTTGTTGAAAGTGATTTACTGCGGTCCAAATCCATATTTTGTTTTTTTTCACCCACAAATGTTTCTAATTCATCTAATTCTCCGACTTCTGGTATAGTCTCTGGTTGATAAGGATTTGCCAAGAGATTGCCAACTTGTTTAATCCACTTAATGATTGTGGTGTGATGAATAATACCTTTAACCTATTCAATGCCTCAAAAACCCATACCATTGACGTACATCTTTGGGCAATCACGACGAATGTGTTAGGTCTCCCTAAAGGACGAATCGGAATAACCTCGTTGTCTTTGAGTACTGTCAATAAATTGACGAGAACAATTAACACAGATATAGTTTTGTTTCCCTTGATGATTAATACCATTTT encodes the following:
- the gnd gene encoding decarboxylating NADP(+)-dependent phosphogluconate dehydrogenase — protein: MTKRTFGVIGLAVMGENLALNVESRGFPIAVYNRSPNKTEEFMATRAQGKDVKPAYSLEEFVQTLERPRKILVMVKAGAPVDAVIQQLKPLLDEGDMIIDGGNSLYEDTERRTNELEATGLGFMGMGVSGGEEGALNGPSLMPGGTKAAYDELEPILTKIAAQVDDGACVTYIGPRGAGHYVKMVHNGIEYGDMQLIAEAYDLLKNGLGLDNDRLGEVFSDWNTTDELNSFLIEITANIFPKKDPETGKHLIDLIVDAAGQKGTGSWTVINSLQMGVPIPTIYAAVYARSISSYKEERVFASKELTGITEKFDGDVESFISKIRDALYCSKMCSYAQGMALIAKASAEYNYDVNLPEVARIWKGGCIIKAGFLGKINKAFTDNPSLPNLLLAPEFKQSILDRQQAWRDVLVLATKMGIPVPAFSASLNYFDSYRLERLPQNLTQAQRDYFGAHTYERIDKPRGEFFHTEWMS
- a CDS encoding glycosyltransferase family 4 protein: MKILVLSWEFPPRIIGGIARHVAELYPEIVQLGHDIHLITLEFANAPKFEVVEGIKIYRISIPPNENFFDWVISMNDVMRVTSENLISKIGTFDIIHAHDWLVADSAISLKHHFKIPLISTIHATEYGRHNGIHNDTHIYISSKEGTLVYESWRVIVCSQYMRREINQALGCPWDKIDVVYNGIRPEKKRRSPNFDCTEFRRKFARDDEKIIYYVGRMTYEKGIHILLNAAPKIIEALEGKVKFVIIGGGNTNYIKDLAHHLGIWDRCYFTGFMSDEDLNQFQTVADCAVFPSLYEPFGIVALESFASRVPVVVSDTGGLPEVVRHGNTGMVTQTNNPDSLAWGILEMLRNPDYAQLLVNNAYEDLSKRFQWAKLAQQTVAVYNLVLHERQEITWE
- a CDS encoding alpha-amylase family glycosyl hydrolase, which produces MTSRSDIRVTNAAAGFYTSNQTEKEDSNWEFLFTRAIEFRQETIYFIIVDRFFDGDQSNNEGFNPQLSDTSRNFWGKYWGGDIQGIIEKLDYLKGLGVTAIWISPLFEQVESLQFDNAPMHGYWTKDFKRINPRFLSQGEDNSLFKCTAFNRLVNQAHSLGIKIILDIVCNHSSPDVSGEKGKLYDDGVLIADYYDDKNNWYYHNPEITDWENEDQLLHYEMAGLATFNESNIEYRNYIKSAIKQWLDIGIDALRIDTVKHMPLWFWQEFIGDLKTHRPDLFAFGEWGFSNPKDGKSVEFANDSGMSILDFGLSGAIRECLAKNAPGGFQLVQDVFNLDYLYNTATELITFFDNHDMPRFGSLNPDGNALRLAVALIMTCRGIPCIYYGTEQYLHNDTNGGEDPYNRPMMEKWDMDTPIYQDLAKLSKLRRVNPAISLGSQVEKYISEDIYCFIRCYRDFRSLVCFNKSYYSQGIQLQNTELMDGEYYCMLTKTKIKVINGQVNDLTLPPQSVLIFNYIGEKVKGKTIVRVQINGIVTQLGESIIVTGDCPELGNWDITKGYILEYINPNTWFGEIPFNESAGKAIAYKYALIKNNQEVIREKKSVRRWILANDGIAKWVDIWQQ
- a CDS encoding bifunctional 4-hydroxy-2-oxoglutarate aldolase/2-dehydro-3-deoxy-phosphogluconate aldolase — encoded protein: MLENWLSILHNYRLIAVIRCHNWEMGLKMAHILAQSGIRLIEITWNSDQPAKLITILRKELPHCYIGVGTIITHKDLICAMEAGSQFCFSPHFDSNLVNFAHNHDIPFIPGALSPSEIINAFNSGAKTVKVFPIHGVGGVDYLKTILSPINHIPLIPTGGVTIHSAPHYIKAGAIAVGLSTDLFPKDLVKEEQWEVISARVKQIQDLLVSINLT